From a single Brassica rapa cultivar Chiifu-401-42 chromosome A01, CAAS_Brap_v3.01, whole genome shotgun sequence genomic region:
- the LOC103834874 gene encoding proteasome subunit alpha type-4-A, translated as MSRRYDSRTTIFSPEGRLYQVEYAMEAIGNAGSAIGILSKDGVVLIGEKKVTSKLLQTSTSSEKMYKIDDHVACAVAGIMSDANILINTARVQAQRYTFMYQEPMPVEQLVQSLCDTKQGYTQFGGLRPFGVSFLFAGWDKNHGFQLYMSDPSGNYGGWKAAAVGANNQAAQSILKQDYKDDATREEAVELALKVLSKTMDSTSLTSEKLELAEVFLTPSGSVKYHVHSPDSLTKLLVKHGVTQPAAESS; from the coding sequence ATGTCTCGAAGATATGATAGCCGCACCACAATCTTCTCCCCAGAAGGCCGTCTCTACCAAGTCGAGTACGCCATGGAGGCCATTGGCAACGCCGGCTCCGCCATCGGTATCTTATCCAAAGACGGCGTCGTTTTAATCGGCGAGAAGAAAGTCACCTCCAAGCTTCTCCAAACCTCCACCTCCTCTGAGAAAATGTACAAGATCGACGACCACGTCGCCTGTGCTGTCGCTGGTATCATGTCTGACGCCAACATCCTCATCAACACTGCTAGAGTCCAAGCGCAACGCTACACCTTCATGTACCAGGAGCCCATGCCTGTTGAGCAGCTTGTTCAGTCTCTCTGTGATACAAAGCAAGGGTACACTCAGTTCGGTGGTCTTCGTCCCTTTGGAGTTTCGTTTCTTTTTGCAGGGTGGGACAAGAACCATGGGTTTCAGCTGTATATGAGTGACCCCAGTGGGAACTACGGTGGTTGGAAAGCTGCGGCTGTGGGAGCTAACAACCAGGCGGCTCAGTCTATTCTGAAACAAGATTACAAGGATGATGCAACTAGAGAAGAGGCGGTGGAGCTTGCTCTGAAGGTCTTGAGCAAGACCATGGACAGCACTAGCTTGACGTCGGAGAAGCTTGAGCTTGCTGAGGTGTTTCTGACTCCGTCAGGGAGTGTTAAGTACCATGTTCACTCTCCTGACTCGCTCACCAAGCTGTTGGTGAAGCATGGTGTGACTCAACCCGCTGCTGAATCATCCTAA
- the LOC103836398 gene encoding LOW QUALITY PROTEIN: BTB/POZ domain-containing protein At3g22104 (The sequence of the model RefSeq protein was modified relative to this genomic sequence to represent the inferred CDS: inserted 4 bases in 3 codons; deleted 1 base in 1 codon; substituted 2 bases at 2 genomic stop codons), with the protein MESFSFGVGLTKIICKYSGTLKKFLGKSTCSSDGNMKVIFNDFPRGVECFELVSRXCYSNCQFTVVPSNIVLIHYTAKFMEVTSVLKQSEKCMKEIRYWAXPKVFLGLKQCQQLEISSETDSLAAXLMDALVEKLELSPSSAASACSPSPDSSLLRFSCDSKITESFKNGSSRIPWWFSEVLVLCPSLVAMFLKLMIARKFDNLTISRFLFYYQKVKLCSESCNEKREILETIIHTLYVLDRSCVRHKSLFGVLRLALALNIKKSLMNKLELMIGQQLDQATLDNLLVPSPLKSSHLYHVNFVHRFGKAFLSEAKRGXQRKKVASLVDQYIAEVAPDPFLKPSKVLSLLTLIPDSARETHEDIYXDMYLEVNFKNHLKNTKM; encoded by the exons ATGGAATCGTTTTCGTTTGGTGTTGGACTTACT AAAATCATATGCAAGTATTCTGGAACATTAAAGAAGTTTCTTGGGAAATCTACTTGTTCTTCAGATGGTAATATGAAGGTCATCTTCAATGATTTCCCTCGTGGAGTTGAATGTTTTGAGCTTGTATCAA TTTGCTACAGCAACTGTCAGTTCACTGTGGTACCTTCGAATATAGTCTTGATCCATTATACTGCTAAGTTTATGGAAGTCACTAGTGTCTTGAAACAGAGTGAGAAGTGTATGAAAGAGATTAGGTATTGGGCTTAGCCAAAGGTTTTTCTTGGTCTAAAACAGTGTCAGCAACTTGAAATATCCTCTGAAACTGATTCTTTAGCCG AACTAATGGATGCGCTTGTGGAGAAACTTGAACTGAGTCCCTCTAGTGCTGCTTCTGCTTGTTCACCTTCACCAGATAGCAGCTTGCTTCGGTTTTCTTGTGACAGTAAAATCACAGAGAGTTTCAAGAATGGGTCTTCACGGATACCATGGTGGTTCAGTGAGGTTCTTGTTTTATGTCCTAGTTTGGTTGCAATGTTCTTGAAGCTGATGATAGCGCGAAAATTCGATAATCTTACCATAAGCAGGTTCTTATTCTATTACCAGAAGGTCAAGCTCTGTTCGGAGTCTTGTAATGAGAAAAGAGAGATTCTTGAAACCATCATCCATACTCTTTACGTGTTAGATCGAAGCTGTGTTCGTCACAAGAGCCTCTTCGGTGTTTTGAGGCTTGCTCTTGCATTGAACATAAAAAAAAGTCTTATGAAC AAGCTGGAGCTTATGATTGGTCAGCAACTGGATCAAGCAACACTTGACAATCTTCTTGTTCCGTCTCCATTGAAGTCTAGTCACTTGTACCACGTGAATTTTGTTCATAGATTCGGAAAAGCTTTCCTCAGCGAGGCAAAGAGAGGATGACAACGGAAGAAGGTGGCAAGCTTAGTTGATCAGTACATAGCTGAAGTAGCACCTGATCCTTTCTTGAAACCTTCAAAGGTTCTATCTCTCCTCACTCTCATTCCAGATTCAGCAAGAGAGACTCATGAAGATATCTA CGATATGTATCTTGAGGTAAATTTCAAGAATCATctcaaaaatacaaaaatgtag